Below is a genomic region from Paenibacillus rhizovicinus.
GGAAGATTGCCTGCACCATCTGCCTAGGCCGAAGATCGAATTCTATAGCGATCACAGCTTCGTCGTGATTCACTCGCTGCAAGGCGAGAACCTTCTGCCGGAAGAGGTGGACCTGTTTATTGGCGAAGGTTACATCGTCACCTTCCATATGGAGCGTAACGATGTGGTGAACCGGGCGATGGAGAAAGTGCATCGCAAGCGGCCTATGGGCTCATCGCCCCGTTACGCGGCATTTCTCGTCATCGACGAAATGGTCGACGACTTGTTCCCGGCGCTGCTCCAAATCGAGGATCGGCTGGATACGATCGAGAATGAATCCATGCGCAGCAATGCGGCGGGCGGGATTTTCGATCGGATCTATGACATTCGCGCCGATTTGCTCAAGATGCGGCGCGTCATATACCCGATGCGAGATCTGCTCTATCGCGTCGTGAACTCGGAGAGGCTCGAACTGGACGACGAGAGCCGTCTGCATTTCATGGACGTCTATGATCATTTATTGAAACTGTCCGAGAAAATCGTCGACGACCGCGAGACGACGGCCGACATCATCGAGAACATCAACTCCGTTCTGAACCAGCGGACGAACGAGGTGACGCTGCGGACGAACGACATCGTATTCATACTCACGATTATTTCGGTCATTTTCATGCCGCTCTCCTTCATCGTCGGCCTGTACGGCATGAACTTCATCGATATGCCCGAGCTTCATTGGAAGTATGGGTATGTCTACGCTTGGACACTTATGATCGTGATCGTGGCCATCATGGTATACGTATTCCGCAAGCTGAAGTGGCTGACGTGGAACAGCAATGGTAGCGGCGATAGGAAGTAATGGAATCGTAACAGCCGGATCTATTAGGCAGCCTGCCCGGCTTATACGAACGGGACAGAATAGTTATAACCAAAGTCTTCCTGAAATCAGGGATTACATTTGATAAAATCATCCAAGAAGCTCGTTTTATGGCTGTCCTTTTCTCAATTAGACGGGTATCTATGTCCCGCAGCATGATCATGCGTATATCCTGGATAGACGCGCTAAGCATTGAGCAAGAAGAAACGGAGGAATGAATGAATACGATTAAACGCGAGAAACTGAATGTTGCCTTAACCCGACAGTTCAAGAAGGAAATCATCGCGGCCGACTATCGGACGGTACCGTTACAGGGCGGAACCGTGGGAAATGTGCACCTGGTATCGGGGACCGCCGAAACCGCGGAAGGCGAAATATTGCCGTTCCGGATCGTCCTGAAAATCCAGAAGGAATGGGAGCGTTACGGCGACCCGGGTTCATGGCGCCGGGAATATGATCTCTACTCGTCCGACTTGGGAGCGGCTTTCTCCCCGTCCCTCCGTTGGCCGACATGTTATCATGCCGAGTTCAATGCCGAAGTGAATGAATACCG
It encodes:
- the corA gene encoding magnesium/cobalt transporter CorA, with the translated sequence MIRIMAFTHEGEVHERLSLNELPNDQYAWFWADFDRPTQDEISLLTDKFGFHKLAVEDCLHHLPRPKIEFYSDHSFVVIHSLQGENLLPEEVDLFIGEGYIVTFHMERNDVVNRAMEKVHRKRPMGSSPRYAAFLVIDEMVDDLFPALLQIEDRLDTIENESMRSNAAGGIFDRIYDIRADLLKMRRVIYPMRDLLYRVVNSERLELDDESRLHFMDVYDHLLKLSEKIVDDRETTADIIENINSVLNQRTNEVTLRTNDIVFILTIISVIFMPLSFIVGLYGMNFIDMPELHWKYGYVYAWTLMIVIVAIMVYVFRKLKWLTWNSNGSGDRK